One genomic region from Muriicola soli encodes:
- the pheT gene encoding phenylalanine--tRNA ligase subunit beta, with protein MQISYNWLKQFIQLDWEPTRVAELLTDLGLEVEGITDFVSIPGGLQGVVVGHVLDCIKHPNADKLQLTKVDIGAEEPVQIVCGAPNVAKGQKVAVATIGTTLYMNNGESLKIKKGKIRGEVSEGMICAEDELGLGEDHDGIIILDKSIEVGTAVSDLFEIENDHVFEIGLTPNRADAMSHYGVARDLKAGLRQLGIQKEMLTPSLSNFNVANRSLKIAVSVKDPNLAPRYAGVTISNLIVQASPNWLKNRLRSIGLKPINNVVDATNYVLHELGQPLHAFDANRIFGKEIVVKTTAPGTRFMTLDGEERILHEDDLMICDGEKPMCIAGIFGGINTGVTENTKSIFLESAYFDPVSIRKTAKRHGLNTDASFRFERGIDINNVEYALQRAALLICELTGGEISSDVVDLYPKKKEDNQVFLTFEKINKLIGQEIPRDVIKSILTSLDIKVKSVTESGLGLVIPFYRIDVTREVDVIEEILRVFGYNNVNFDPKLHASVATSTRFEDYILQNHVGDLLAAKGFYEILSNSLTNPEYSQLLEPEEKSKVEILNPLSSELSVMRSSMLFSTLEAASYNMNRKRQHLKLFEFGKTYHQADKGYDEKRHLSVLISGDRTAESWAVPSKPTDFFYLKSIVEHILNKMGIVKCTSSASKNAVFSEAIQLTQGNTSLVHLGLVQSNLLKRFDIKQKVLYADFDWEAVCHLAAKQKIVYQPIPKFPSVRRDFALLLDNEVAFSELESIAFKTEKKLLKELSLFDVYTGDKLPKGKKSYAISFTLQDSTKTLTDKQIDKIMNKIKSAYENQLGAELR; from the coding sequence ATGCAAATTTCTTATAACTGGTTGAAGCAATTCATTCAGCTTGATTGGGAGCCGACCAGGGTTGCCGAATTACTCACAGACCTGGGATTGGAAGTAGAAGGTATTACCGATTTTGTTTCGATTCCCGGAGGATTGCAGGGCGTTGTTGTGGGTCATGTTCTCGATTGCATCAAACACCCCAACGCCGATAAACTTCAACTTACTAAGGTAGACATCGGCGCAGAAGAACCCGTACAGATTGTTTGTGGTGCCCCTAACGTGGCAAAAGGACAAAAGGTTGCTGTTGCTACCATAGGTACTACTTTGTACATGAATAACGGGGAATCCCTGAAAATTAAAAAAGGTAAGATCCGCGGTGAAGTAAGTGAAGGAATGATTTGTGCTGAAGATGAGCTTGGCCTGGGAGAAGACCACGATGGAATCATTATCCTGGACAAGTCCATCGAAGTGGGAACAGCCGTGTCAGATCTGTTTGAAATTGAAAACGACCATGTTTTTGAAATAGGGTTAACGCCCAACAGGGCAGACGCCATGAGTCATTATGGTGTAGCGAGGGATCTGAAAGCCGGACTCCGGCAACTAGGCATACAAAAAGAGATGCTCACTCCGTCTCTAAGTAATTTCAATGTGGCCAACAGATCACTGAAAATTGCAGTCTCCGTAAAGGATCCTAATCTGGCACCACGATATGCCGGGGTTACCATCAGTAATCTTATCGTACAGGCCTCGCCAAATTGGCTTAAGAACCGACTGCGATCCATAGGGTTAAAGCCCATCAATAATGTGGTAGACGCCACAAACTATGTACTACACGAGTTGGGCCAGCCTCTTCATGCGTTTGACGCAAACCGTATTTTTGGGAAGGAGATTGTTGTAAAAACTACAGCGCCAGGAACTCGTTTTATGACCCTCGATGGGGAGGAGCGTATCCTTCATGAGGACGACCTGATGATCTGCGACGGGGAAAAGCCCATGTGTATTGCGGGGATTTTTGGGGGAATAAATACCGGAGTAACAGAAAACACCAAATCGATATTCCTGGAAAGCGCGTATTTCGATCCGGTTTCTATCCGTAAAACCGCTAAGCGTCACGGGTTAAATACCGATGCGTCCTTCAGGTTTGAGCGGGGAATCGACATCAACAATGTAGAATACGCTTTGCAGAGGGCTGCTTTACTCATCTGCGAACTCACCGGAGGTGAAATCTCTTCCGACGTGGTAGACCTTTATCCTAAAAAGAAAGAAGACAACCAGGTTTTCCTGACCTTTGAAAAAATCAACAAGCTAATAGGTCAGGAAATCCCGAGGGATGTGATCAAATCGATCCTCACCTCTCTCGATATCAAAGTTAAAAGTGTCACAGAGTCAGGATTAGGCCTCGTGATCCCTTTTTACAGGATCGACGTTACCAGGGAGGTAGATGTAATTGAAGAAATTCTGAGGGTTTTCGGATATAACAACGTCAACTTCGATCCTAAACTCCACGCCTCGGTAGCCACTTCCACCAGATTTGAAGACTATATTCTTCAAAACCACGTTGGGGATTTACTGGCGGCAAAAGGGTTTTACGAAATTCTGTCCAATAGCCTTACCAATCCGGAATATTCTCAACTACTCGAGCCCGAGGAAAAAAGTAAAGTAGAAATCTTAAATCCTCTGAGCTCAGAGCTTTCGGTGATGAGATCATCCATGCTCTTTTCAACGCTTGAAGCGGCCTCTTATAATATGAATAGAAAGCGGCAGCATTTGAAGCTTTTTGAATTCGGGAAAACATATCACCAGGCAGACAAGGGTTATGATGAGAAACGTCACCTCTCAGTGCTCATCAGTGGGGATCGTACTGCCGAAAGCTGGGCTGTACCTTCAAAACCTACCGATTTCTTTTATCTCAAATCCATCGTTGAGCATATCCTGAATAAAATGGGTATTGTAAAATGTACATCTTCAGCGAGTAAAAATGCTGTTTTTAGCGAGGCGATACAATTGACCCAGGGCAACACTTCTTTAGTGCACCTCGGGCTTGTTCAAAGCAATCTGCTCAAACGATTTGATATTAAACAAAAGGTTCTTTATGCCGATTTCGATTGGGAAGCCGTTTGCCATCTGGCTGCCAAACAAAAGATTGTCTACCAACCCATACCTAAATTCCCCTCTGTAAGAAGAGATTTTGCACTCTTACTCGACAACGAGGTTGCCTTTAGTGAACTAGAGTCTATTGCCTTTAAAACCGAGAAAAAATTATTGAAAGAACTTTCGCTTTTCGATGTTTATACCGGCGACAAATTACCTAAAGGAAAGAAGTCCTACGCCATTAGTTTTACACTTCAGGATAGCACCAAGACGCTGACAGACAAACAAATAGACAAGATCATGAATAAAATAAAGTCGGCTTACGAAAATCAATTGGGCGCCGAATTGAGGTAA
- a CDS encoding fasciclin domain-containing protein: MIPALGIAQAGDDYADFKKTIYTTTVESGNYTTLISALKATELDILLDGDAPFTIFAPSDRAFNKLSSETISKLMRPENNKKLKEMLTYFMVAGSLSASKILNALVKGNGKATFTTVQGKKIKASIDGVDIILTDGQGNQARITVADSDQCNGIIHTIDSVILPTPL, encoded by the coding sequence ATGATTCCGGCATTGGGAATAGCCCAGGCGGGAGACGATTACGCAGACTTCAAAAAGACGATTTACACCACCACGGTGGAGTCGGGCAACTACACCACACTTATCTCAGCCCTAAAAGCAACGGAACTCGATATACTCCTCGATGGTGACGCACCGTTTACGATATTTGCCCCTTCAGACAGGGCATTTAACAAGCTTTCGTCTGAGACTATTTCTAAACTGATGCGTCCCGAAAACAACAAGAAGCTCAAAGAAATGCTGACCTACTTTATGGTAGCAGGTTCACTTTCAGCTTCAAAAATCCTCAATGCACTTGTTAAAGGCAATGGCAAGGCAACTTTTACTACAGTACAGGGTAAAAAGATAAAGGCATCGATAGATGGGGTGGACATCATCCTTACAGATGGCCAGGGAAATCAGGCGAGGATAACGGTTGCAGATTCTGATCAATGCAATGGGATCATTCATACCATTGACAGTGTTATTCTGCCAACTCCGCTTTAA
- a CDS encoding TlpA family protein disulfide reductase: MNRLLLLSSLVFLTWSCQQNNGNPNRVFFAGEIVNPTSDHVILFRGEEALDTAMLDKDNRFSFSLDSVSEGLHHFVHRPESQYIYLENGDSLQIRLNTSDFDESLVYSGQGEEVNNFILEMFLSREDERELIQSYYYLEPGEFQMKIDSLRKSKLDLFEQIQTEFEISAKASDLARAFVEYSSNISMEAYPFYHRKRSGEGEIHDLPVTFYDYRKNISYNNHDFTYLRPYYNFMKYHIGNLAYNHCKQNCPKDMNSASRHLHSNQHKLFLIDSLFTQKDLRDNLFRSVAIDYLLKHDNEENTVEFIESFKKYSENNAHSEEIYTLYQSILKMQPLKELPNFTVYNYDDEAIEISDIESKDTVVFYFWSGSQPGHFRNLMKRVAELKSQYPNHQFIGLNMKTDKANWKNMVKTHGLDPLEQYWTEDFDKTVNTLIVYDPNKAIVAKDGKIVDAFSNIFRSF, from the coding sequence ATGAATAGACTTCTACTTCTTTCGAGTCTCGTTTTCTTAACTTGGAGTTGCCAGCAGAACAATGGAAACCCCAATCGGGTTTTTTTTGCAGGTGAAATCGTCAATCCAACTAGTGATCATGTTATCCTTTTCCGAGGAGAAGAAGCACTGGATACAGCGATGCTCGATAAAGATAATCGCTTTTCTTTTTCCCTTGATTCCGTTTCAGAAGGGTTACATCATTTTGTTCATCGCCCGGAATCACAATATATATATCTAGAAAACGGTGACAGCCTTCAAATAAGGCTGAACACTTCCGACTTTGATGAATCTCTTGTATACTCAGGACAGGGAGAAGAGGTCAACAACTTCATCTTGGAGATGTTTCTCAGCAGAGAAGATGAGCGAGAATTAATACAATCTTACTACTATTTAGAACCCGGTGAATTTCAAATGAAGATCGATTCACTCCGAAAGTCCAAACTGGATTTATTTGAGCAAATCCAGACGGAATTTGAAATTTCTGCCAAAGCTTCAGATCTGGCCAGAGCATTTGTTGAATACAGTTCCAATATTTCCATGGAGGCCTATCCATTCTATCACCGGAAGAGAAGTGGGGAGGGCGAAATACACGATCTACCGGTCACTTTCTACGATTATCGAAAAAACATTAGTTACAACAATCACGATTTTACCTACTTAAGACCGTATTATAATTTTATGAAGTATCACATCGGCAACCTCGCCTACAATCATTGTAAGCAGAACTGTCCGAAAGATATGAACAGTGCGAGCAGGCATCTGCATTCAAACCAGCATAAGTTGTTTCTCATAGACAGTCTTTTTACACAGAAAGATCTCCGGGATAATCTATTTAGGAGTGTAGCCATTGATTATCTCCTAAAGCACGATAATGAAGAAAACACTGTGGAATTTATCGAGAGTTTTAAAAAATACTCTGAAAATAATGCCCACAGCGAGGAAATATACACCCTTTATCAGAGCATTCTTAAAATGCAGCCCCTGAAAGAATTACCCAATTTCACGGTTTATAATTACGATGACGAAGCCATTGAGATTTCTGACATCGAATCCAAAGATACTGTCGTATTTTACTTTTGGTCCGGTTCACAACCAGGGCATTTCAGGAATCTTATGAAACGTGTGGCAGAATTAAAGTCGCAATATCCCAACCATCAGTTTATCGGGCTGAACATGAAGACCGATAAGGCCAATTGGAAAAATATGGTGAAGACTCATGGTCTCGACCCTTTGGAACAATACTGGACTGAAGATTTCGATAAAACGGTCAACACCCTTATCGTCTACGATCCCAATAAGGCGATAGTCGCAAAAGACGGTAAGATCGTAGATGCCTTTTCAAATATCTTCCGATCGTTCTAA
- the fsa gene encoding fructose-6-phosphate aldolase, protein MKFFIDTANLDQIRDAQELGVLDGVTTNPSLMAKEGITGRNNILKHYVDICNIVSGDVSAEVIATDFDGMVKEGEELAELHDQIVVKVPMIRDGVKALKYFSDKGIRTNCTLVFSPGQALLAAKAGATYVSPFLGRLDDISTDGLNLIAEIRLIYDNYGFETQILAASIRHTMHVIDCAKLGADVMTGPLSSIEGLLKHPLTDIGLEKFLADYKKGN, encoded by the coding sequence ATGAAATTCTTTATCGATACCGCAAACTTAGATCAAATCCGAGATGCTCAGGAATTGGGCGTTCTTGACGGTGTTACTACCAACCCATCCCTTATGGCCAAAGAGGGGATTACAGGGAGAAACAACATCCTCAAGCATTATGTGGATATATGTAATATCGTAAGCGGGGATGTTTCTGCTGAGGTGATTGCAACCGATTTTGATGGCATGGTTAAAGAAGGGGAGGAGTTAGCCGAATTGCACGATCAGATTGTGGTTAAAGTCCCAATGATCCGAGATGGCGTAAAAGCACTGAAATATTTTTCAGATAAGGGAATCAGGACAAATTGCACCCTCGTATTTTCTCCCGGACAAGCTTTGCTAGCAGCCAAGGCGGGCGCTACTTACGTATCGCCATTTTTGGGAAGGTTAGATGATATTTCTACTGACGGACTCAACCTGATTGCGGAAATCCGCTTAATTTATGACAACTACGGTTTTGAAACCCAGATCCTTGCCGCCTCTATCAGACACACCATGCACGTCATTGATTGTGCCAAACTGGGAGCTGACGTAATGACCGGACCACTATCTTCTATTGAAGGTCTTCTCAAGCATCCCTTGACGGATATTGGCTTAGAAAAGTTCCTGGCAGATTATAAAAAGGGAAATTAG
- a CDS encoding SDR family oxidoreductase: MKDKVVLVTGGSSGIGRAIGNHLQKEGFRVYGTTRNLSKQQDFKDFQLLELDVTKPDTIENALQLLQQKEDAIDILINNAGIGITGPVEETPNEAILHNFETNFIGPLNMIKAVLPVMRKQKRGLVINITSIAGKMGLPYRGIYSASKGALDLATEALRLETKEFGIQICTLAPGDFKTNIAAGRYHAPLKEDSPYHKPYAATLQMINEDVDQAGDPVLVAEKVLVIIKKTSPKVHYKVGSFMQRFSVVLKRILPGKVYEKLLRNHYKL; encoded by the coding sequence ATGAAGGACAAAGTCGTATTAGTGACGGGTGGTTCTTCCGGAATCGGCAGAGCCATAGGAAACCATTTGCAAAAAGAGGGGTTCAGGGTCTACGGAACAACACGAAATCTGAGTAAACAACAGGATTTCAAGGACTTTCAACTACTGGAACTCGACGTTACAAAACCCGATACGATTGAAAACGCCCTTCAGCTGCTTCAGCAAAAAGAGGATGCCATAGATATACTGATCAACAATGCAGGCATAGGCATCACAGGACCCGTTGAAGAAACTCCTAATGAGGCTATTCTCCACAATTTTGAAACGAATTTTATCGGCCCTTTGAATATGATCAAAGCGGTCCTACCCGTGATGAGAAAACAAAAAAGGGGATTAGTCATAAACATTACATCCATTGCCGGAAAGATGGGACTACCCTATCGGGGTATTTATTCTGCCAGTAAAGGAGCACTCGATCTCGCAACGGAGGCTCTTCGATTAGAAACCAAGGAGTTTGGAATACAAATATGCACCCTTGCACCTGGGGATTTTAAGACTAATATTGCGGCAGGTCGATACCACGCACCTCTGAAGGAAGATTCGCCTTATCACAAACCATACGCCGCCACCCTTCAGATGATAAATGAAGATGTAGATCAGGCAGGTGACCCTGTCCTGGTAGCCGAAAAAGTACTGGTGATAATCAAAAAAACCTCACCCAAAGTCCACTATAAAGTGGGTAGCTTTATGCAGCGATTCTCAGTGGTCTTAAAACGTATACTACCGGGTAAAGTTTACGAGAAACTGCTTCGAAATCATTATAAATTGTAG
- a CDS encoding glutaminyl-peptide cyclotransferase: MNFIKFFTLNVLLLFFIGCGEEKDPDRQFSLQLKKKGKSYKASDTIYPSLKNKKDLPVDEVKYVLAGKELESAGEGWILNSGKLGLQQLTARIISGEKVLEVSEDIKILAPQSPQLYTYSIVNEFPHDITSFTQGLEFYKDTLYESTGSGGGAKSYVRKINFETGKVFQQVDLEPQYFGEGITLINDKLYQLTWQQRVGFIYKASSLDRMDQFQYGKSKEGWGLCNDGKYLYKSDGTEKIWLLNPETMKEEDHIQIVTDKSIFNKANELEYVKGKIYANVWQKESMMIIDAKSGAIEGVVNLGGLKEKVAQHPKLDVLNGIAFHPERNTFFVTGKNWDKLFEITLQKKE; the protein is encoded by the coding sequence ATGAATTTCATTAAGTTCTTCACTCTTAATGTGTTGTTGTTATTTTTTATCGGATGTGGGGAGGAAAAAGATCCTGACAGGCAATTTTCCTTGCAATTAAAAAAGAAAGGGAAATCCTACAAAGCATCCGACACCATCTACCCTTCTTTAAAGAATAAGAAAGATCTGCCGGTAGATGAGGTAAAATATGTACTTGCTGGAAAAGAACTGGAATCTGCGGGTGAGGGTTGGATTCTCAATTCCGGGAAATTGGGACTACAGCAACTGACAGCCAGAATAATTTCCGGGGAAAAGGTGCTGGAAGTTTCTGAAGATATAAAAATACTGGCGCCTCAAAGTCCGCAGTTATACACCTACAGTATTGTAAATGAGTTCCCTCATGATATCACTTCTTTTACCCAAGGCTTAGAATTTTACAAGGATACCTTATACGAAAGTACAGGATCAGGAGGTGGGGCAAAATCCTATGTCCGCAAGATCAATTTCGAGACCGGAAAAGTTTTTCAGCAAGTAGATTTAGAGCCACAGTACTTTGGTGAAGGTATCACCCTGATCAATGACAAACTGTATCAACTGACGTGGCAGCAAAGAGTCGGTTTTATTTACAAGGCTTCTTCCCTAGATCGGATGGATCAATTCCAATACGGAAAAAGTAAAGAAGGATGGGGATTGTGCAATGATGGCAAGTACCTGTATAAAAGTGATGGAACGGAGAAAATCTGGCTCCTCAATCCTGAAACCATGAAAGAGGAAGATCATATTCAGATCGTAACGGACAAATCCATTTTTAATAAAGCTAATGAATTGGAATACGTCAAGGGTAAGATTTATGCCAATGTATGGCAAAAAGAAAGTATGATGATCATCGATGCGAAGAGCGGGGCTATTGAAGGGGTGGTCAACCTGGGCGGACTCAAGGAAAAAGTAGCTCAGCATCCGAAATTGGATGTGCTCAACGGAATAGCCTTTCATCCTGAACGCAACACCTTCTTTGTCACTGGGAAAAATTGGGACAAGCTCTTCGAGATTACCCTGCAGAAAAAAGAATAG
- a CDS encoding acyl-CoA thioesterase: MVFEMKREVRQEDLDDLEHVNNVRYVQWIQDISKAHWEARAPQSIRDSVIWVVKQHKIEYRNAAKLGDTVLMKTHIDHSAGAISVRVVKMFDSKTKLPLLKSETQWCLLNKKTLKPMRISDEISSVFIQKTNS, encoded by the coding sequence ATGGTCTTTGAAATGAAAAGAGAGGTTAGACAGGAAGATCTGGATGATCTGGAACATGTGAACAATGTGCGATACGTACAGTGGATACAGGATATTTCAAAGGCACATTGGGAAGCCCGTGCACCACAATCCATACGGGATAGCGTCATTTGGGTGGTAAAACAGCATAAAATAGAATATCGGAATGCGGCCAAATTGGGAGATACCGTATTAATGAAAACGCATATAGATCATTCGGCAGGAGCCATCTCTGTCAGGGTTGTGAAGATGTTTGACAGCAAAACGAAGTTGCCCTTGCTAAAATCTGAAACCCAATGGTGCCTGCTGAATAAAAAGACCTTAAAACCCATGCGGATCTCTGATGAGATCAGTTCTGTATTCATACAAAAGACTAATTCCTGA
- a CDS encoding LytR/AlgR family response regulator transcription factor, with the protein MEYRYTIIDADATSNLQLQHYLEDHGDFLCVDRSKDSREGINSILKFLPDLVFINLNDLAMDYFLMVSELHQYMNELPLIIGIAKSKEYAYHAIKNGFYDYWLMPYNELDIRKTLLRLKKQHPKEVSSHTICLKSYKDFQYLDTDEILYLQADNNATDFIMKDGSVISAFKTLKTFERSLPKNFIRIHQSYILNMDYVSRINYGKSICALKEGKKQLPFSKTYKENIDGLKKVLSRNAISTLK; encoded by the coding sequence ATGGAGTATCGATACACCATAATTGATGCAGACGCCACTTCCAATTTGCAATTACAGCATTATCTGGAGGATCACGGCGACTTTCTCTGTGTGGATCGATCAAAGGATAGCAGAGAAGGAATAAATTCTATCCTTAAGTTTCTCCCCGACCTCGTTTTTATCAATCTGAATGATTTGGCCATGGACTATTTTCTGATGGTCTCTGAGCTGCATCAGTATATGAATGAGCTACCCCTCATTATAGGAATTGCAAAAAGTAAAGAGTACGCTTACCACGCCATTAAAAATGGTTTCTACGACTATTGGTTAATGCCTTATAACGAATTGGATATCAGGAAAACGCTGTTGCGACTTAAAAAACAGCATCCAAAAGAAGTAAGCTCTCATACCATCTGTTTAAAGTCTTACAAGGACTTCCAGTACCTTGATACAGACGAAATTTTATATCTTCAGGCTGATAACAATGCAACCGACTTCATTATGAAGGACGGAAGTGTCATCAGTGCCTTTAAAACGCTTAAGACCTTTGAACGCTCCTTACCCAAAAATTTTATCCGTATTCACCAGAGCTACATTCTCAATATGGACTATGTGTCCAGGATCAATTACGGTAAGAGCATCTGTGCATTAAAAGAAGGCAAAAAACAGCTGCCCTTCTCCAAGACCTATAAGGAGAATATAGACGGTCTTAAAAAGGTGTTATCCAGGAACGCCATTTCTACCCTTAAATAA
- a CDS encoding tetratricopeptide repeat-containing sensor histidine kinase encodes MLQKVVFPLFLFILFGACKPDQPKYDNQVTAILEDSLSKWATISKNRSISKELRIEQLSKIEKVIDTIEIDTLKINNLSVLSQVYSELADSTKFFQINKELEFLARELKDSTRMAEAYWDKGAYFDLPSVGERDSAYFYLSSAQKIYQKLEDDLQNASVLRAMASIQTSINDNTGALVTLTEAIRLLKPLEDNKKLYQAYNTMGIAASALYEYDEALDYYKIAGEYLKKAQLDQRRLASLENNIGYVYYDKGDYNMAKLTFEKAIKRDSIYELNPELYAKLLDHIAMTDFYMGDMTSVEDKLYRSQFLRDSINDLEGLSLNYYNIAIVSKKIGKKADAYIFAGNARDLAKEIDNNLRYMESLKLLAELDPDNALQYSREYFHLSDSLNQEERQIRNKFDRIRFETDETELKNQQLSKQKLIWTGIAIGVLLLAISLFIIVDQRVKNQRLRFQQQQQEANQEIFNLMLAQKQKLEEGKQTEQKRISEELHDGILGEMNGVRMILLGLNKKGDDAAVALREQAIEKLKEVQEEIRSISHELNDASYQKFNNFISSIEDLLKNSCETAGIDYHFTYDHDLDWDSLEGITKINIYRILQESLQNCIKHANASMVYVSFEINNSDLVISIQDNGRGFDVTKEKKGIGHKNIKSRVNKINGRWYLRSAIGIGTTVLVEIPLEYISQEAKKEISLPEDLQEA; translated from the coding sequence ATGTTGCAAAAAGTTGTCTTCCCCCTGTTTTTATTTATTCTCTTTGGCGCCTGTAAACCGGATCAACCTAAATACGATAATCAAGTAACTGCCATACTAGAGGATAGTCTTAGCAAATGGGCGACGATTTCAAAAAACAGGTCAATTTCAAAAGAGTTACGCATTGAGCAACTTTCAAAAATCGAAAAGGTTATAGATACCATCGAAATAGATACTTTAAAGATTAACAATCTTTCCGTTTTATCTCAAGTTTATTCCGAATTAGCAGATTCAACAAAATTCTTCCAAATTAATAAGGAATTGGAATTTCTTGCAAGGGAACTTAAAGATTCCACAAGGATGGCCGAGGCTTATTGGGACAAAGGAGCCTACTTTGACTTGCCCTCTGTGGGTGAAAGGGATAGCGCTTATTTTTATTTAAGTTCTGCACAAAAAATTTACCAAAAACTTGAGGATGATCTTCAAAATGCATCGGTACTGCGAGCGATGGCAAGTATTCAGACTTCTATCAATGATAATACAGGGGCCTTAGTAACACTAACAGAGGCAATTAGACTCTTGAAACCCTTGGAAGACAATAAAAAACTATATCAAGCCTATAATACAATGGGTATAGCGGCCAGTGCATTGTATGAATATGACGAAGCACTTGATTACTACAAAATAGCTGGAGAATATTTAAAAAAAGCCCAACTAGATCAAAGGCGACTGGCATCACTTGAGAACAATATTGGTTATGTTTATTATGATAAAGGTGATTATAACATGGCTAAATTAACTTTTGAAAAAGCTATTAAAAGGGACAGTATTTATGAATTGAACCCAGAGCTTTATGCCAAATTGTTAGATCATATAGCCATGACAGACTTTTATATGGGAGATATGACCTCGGTTGAGGATAAGCTCTATCGATCTCAATTTCTTAGAGATAGCATCAACGACCTGGAAGGACTTTCCCTCAACTATTATAATATCGCCATTGTTAGTAAGAAGATCGGCAAGAAAGCAGATGCCTATATTTTTGCCGGAAACGCCCGGGACCTTGCCAAAGAGATTGACAATAATTTGAGATATATGGAATCCCTAAAGTTATTAGCCGAATTGGATCCAGATAATGCTCTGCAATATAGTCGTGAATATTTTCATCTATCAGACAGTCTTAACCAAGAAGAAAGGCAAATAAGGAACAAGTTCGATCGTATCCGTTTTGAAACCGATGAAACGGAGTTGAAAAATCAGCAATTGTCTAAACAGAAGCTTATATGGACCGGCATAGCGATTGGAGTTCTACTTCTGGCCATTTCCCTGTTTATAATTGTTGATCAACGTGTAAAGAATCAGCGTCTTAGGTTCCAGCAACAACAGCAGGAGGCCAACCAGGAAATCTTCAATCTGATGCTTGCGCAAAAACAAAAATTGGAGGAAGGGAAGCAAACCGAACAAAAGCGAATCTCCGAAGAGCTCCATGACGGAATTCTCGGAGAAATGAACGGGGTTAGGATGATCCTGCTCGGCCTGAACAAAAAAGGAGATGATGCAGCCGTCGCACTAAGGGAGCAGGCCATTGAGAAATTAAAGGAAGTGCAGGAAGAGATCAGGTCAATTTCACATGAACTCAACGATGCCTCCTATCAGAAATTCAACAATTTTATCAGCTCAATTGAAGATTTGTTAAAAAACAGTTGTGAAACCGCCGGGATAGATTATCATTTTACCTATGATCATGATCTGGACTGGGACAGCCTGGAAGGGATCACAAAAATTAATATTTATCGAATCTTACAGGAAAGTCTTCAAAACTGCATCAAACACGCCAACGCATCGATGGTGTATGTCTCCTTCGAGATCAATAATTCTGACTTGGTGATCTCCATCCAGGATAACGGCCGTGGGTTCGATGTCACAAAAGAGAAAAAAGGCATAGGGCACAAGAATATAAAATCAAGGGTAAACAAGATTAACGGCAGATGGTACCTGAGAAGCGCTATAGGTATAGGTACCACCGTTTTAGTCGAAATCCCGCTTGAGTACATTTCGCAGGAAGCGAAAAAAGAAATATCTTTACCTGAAGACTTGCAGGAAGCATAA
- a CDS encoding response regulator, with amino-acid sequence MKKVRILAVDDHEMTTLGYKFILEDSDFEGFKVQMDTAKSYEEATKRIEEAAKGIPYDILLLDIQLSNPTDGPAKTGEDLGVFARKVSPNSKIVFMSSFSDNYRINSIMQAVDPEGYMVKTEIDQKSLQAMVTTVLNSPPYYTQKALVAIRKKMAQDISLDENDKKILYHLSIGTKTKDMVKFISLSLPGIENRKRQLKSLFGVEKQNDQALITASRNRGFI; translated from the coding sequence ATGAAAAAGGTGAGAATCTTAGCAGTTGACGACCATGAAATGACGACCCTGGGCTATAAATTTATCCTGGAGGATTCTGATTTCGAAGGATTCAAGGTTCAGATGGATACTGCCAAGTCTTATGAAGAAGCTACCAAGAGAATTGAGGAAGCCGCTAAAGGTATCCCCTATGACATTCTTCTATTAGACATCCAACTCTCCAATCCAACCGATGGCCCTGCGAAAACCGGGGAAGACCTGGGGGTCTTTGCAAGAAAAGTTTCGCCCAACTCCAAGATCGTTTTTATGTCTTCCTTCAGCGATAACTATCGTATCAACAGTATCATGCAGGCTGTTGATCCGGAAGGATATATGGTTAAAACGGAAATAGATCAGAAATCGCTGCAGGCAATGGTGACCACTGTACTTAATTCCCCGCCTTACTACACTCAAAAAGCCCTGGTTGCCATTCGTAAGAAAATGGCACAGGACATCTCCCTGGACGAAAACGATAAAAAAATCCTGTATCATTTATCAATTGGCACCAAAACCAAGGATATGGTGAAATTTATTTCGCTATCCTTACCGGGAATAGAGAACCGAAAACGACAGCTTAAGTCGCTTTTTGGCGTGGAAAAACAAAATGATCAGGCATTGATTACTGCTTCTAGAAACAGAGGGTTCATTTAA